One stretch of Tissierellales bacterium DNA includes these proteins:
- the brxC gene encoding BREX system P-loop protein BrxC, whose product MKIKDMFAKPINRDIQGVIKVGQDDDKNIKQELEEYVVTKELQRHFRDFFNNYKKGIIGNTDKMGVWISGFFGSGKSHFLKILSYLLENREVAGKNALDYFLDDEKIEDPMVAADMELACNTPTDVVLFNIDSKSKSAGTKGKDSILNVFLRVFNEMQGFSTDPHLADLERQLTEDGLYEDFKIRYEELHNLNWVENRHKFKFHKDKVVETLADMRIMSEASARDWSRTTTIPYEISIDKFAELVKNYLDSKDENHHIVFLVDEIGQYIGGNTDLMLNLQTITEDLGTACQGKAWIVVTSQQDIDSLTEVKGEDFSKIQGRFDTRLSLTSANVDEVIKLRILEKTETANETLDILYENNETIIKNLIIFNDGIEKKLYEDGNDFCQVYPFIPYQFNLLGSVLTSIRQHGASGKHLSEGERSMLALFKESTEKIMEKEDGEIVPFNIFYDGLNKFLDHSHSAVITKALEND is encoded by the coding sequence ATGAAGATAAAAGATATGTTTGCAAAGCCGATAAATAGGGATATACAAGGAGTTATTAAAGTTGGACAAGATGATGATAAAAATATTAAACAGGAATTAGAAGAATATGTAGTGACTAAGGAACTACAAAGGCATTTTAGGGATTTCTTTAATAATTATAAAAAAGGGATAATAGGGAATACAGATAAAATGGGAGTTTGGATATCTGGATTCTTTGGCAGTGGTAAATCTCACTTTCTAAAAATATTATCATATTTGTTAGAGAATCGTGAAGTAGCAGGTAAAAATGCATTAGATTATTTTTTAGATGATGAAAAAATAGAAGACCCTATGGTAGCTGCAGATATGGAACTTGCATGTAATACGCCTACAGATGTAGTATTGTTCAATATAGATTCTAAAAGTAAATCAGCAGGAACTAAAGGTAAAGATAGTATATTAAATGTATTTTTAAGAGTTTTTAATGAGATGCAAGGATTTAGTACAGACCCTCATTTGGCGGATTTAGAAAGACAATTAACAGAAGATGGATTATATGAAGATTTTAAAATCAGATATGAAGAACTACATAATTTAAACTGGGTAGAAAACCGTCATAAGTTTAAGTTTCATAAAGATAAAGTAGTAGAGACATTAGCTGATATGAGAATTATGAGTGAGGCGTCTGCTAGAGATTGGAGTAGGACTACAACTATTCCTTATGAAATAAGTATAGACAAATTTGCAGAATTAGTTAAAAACTACTTAGATAGTAAAGATGAAAATCACCATATAGTCTTCTTAGTAGATGAAATAGGGCAATATATAGGTGGAAATACTGATTTAATGCTTAATCTACAGACTATAACAGAGGATCTAGGTACAGCTTGTCAAGGAAAAGCTTGGATTGTAGTAACAAGCCAACAGGATATAGATTCTTTAACAGAAGTTAAGGGGGAAGACTTCTCTAAAATACAAGGAAGGTTTGATACTAGATTAAGCTTGACATCTGCCAATGTAGATGAAGTTATTAAACTTAGAATACTAGAAAAGACAGAAACAGCCAATGAAACTCTAGACATTTTATATGAAAATAATGAGACCATCATTAAAAATTTAATCATATTCAACGATGGTATAGAGAAGAAACTTTATGAAGATGGAAATGATTTCTGTCAGGTATATCCTTTCATACCTTATCAATTTAATTTACTTGGAAGTGTGCTTACTTCTATAAGACAGCATGGGGCTAGTGGTAAACATCTATCTGAAGGAGAACGTTCAATGTTGGCCCTATTTAAAGAAAGTACAGAAAAAATAATGGAAAAAGAAGACGGGGAAATAGTTCCGTTTAATATATTCTATGACGGATTAAACAAATTTTTAGACCACAGTCATTCAGCAGTAATAACTAAAGCTTTAGAAAATGACTA